The region CAAACCGGATCATCGCCGGGTATGGTCAGGGCCAGTCAACGTCAGAGCGAGCCGGGATTGTTCATGTTTGCGTCTTTCCGTCAGTTGGTATGGTCCGGGCTGCTGTCCGTCCTGATTGCTGTGACCGGTACAGGGTCTTTGCAGGCCGGTGATGAGAACCGGCTTCTGGTCTTCGCTGCCGCCAGCCTTAAGGACGTTGTCGAGGCGGTGGCGGAGGATTACCAAAAGAAAACCGGGATAAAAGTGGTTGTTTCGGCTGCGGGCAGTTCCGCCCTTGCCCGACAGGTTGCCGCTGGAGCACCGGCGGACCTCTTCCTCTCGGCAAATCCTGACTGGGTGGACTGGCTGGTTACACGGGGGCGTTTGACAACAGAGGATATCCAGCCCTTTGCGTCCAATCGTCTGGTGGTGGTTCAGTCTGCGCAATCAGACAGAGATCCGGGAACCGGGGGCGTTACGCAATCCTTCCCCTTCGGAGCACGCATCGCCGTTGGTGATCCGGATCATGTCCCGGTTGGAATCTACGCCCGCCGCGCTCTGAAAGAGCTCCAGCTCTGGGATGACCTGTCAAAGCGGCTGATCCGGGTGGACAATACGCGGGTTGCCCTGTCTCTTGTGGCGCGCGGTGATGTAAATCAAGGTATTGTCTATCAGACTGATGCAATGATCGCGCCCGATGTAGAGATTGCCGGTCTGTTTGATACTGATCCCGATGCCCCCATTCTTTATGTGGCGGCTGTTCTGGGGGAAGGCGATAATCCCGGAGCGAGGCGCTTTCTTGCCTTCCTGTCCGGTCAGGAAGGGGTAGAAAGACTGCGGGCTTTCGGATTTGAACCGCTGGCTGACCGGTGAGAGCGTAAAGGTGAGTGAGGCAAGATAAATGGGGTGGGGTGATCCGGAGGCTGCTGCGGCCTTGTGGCTTACGGTACAGGTAGCAGGTACGGCTATTCTGTTCGGCCTGCCGCTTGCGATTGCCGTGTCCTATGTGCTGGCCCGATATCGGTTCCCCGGCCATATGCTGTTGAACGGTCTTGTGCATCTGCCGCTGGTGATGCCGCCGGTGGTGACAGGATATGGTCTTCTGCTTCTGTTTGGCCCGGCTGGACCGTTGGGTCGGTTTCTCAATGATGTTTTTGGTGTCGGTCTGGCTTTCCGCTGGACGGGCGCAGCCCTTGCTGCGGCCATCATGGCCTTTCCACTGATGGTCAGGCCCATTCGCGTTGCCATTGAAAGCGTCGACATGGGGCTTGAATCCGCCGCGGAAACGCTCGGTGCCAATCGTGTCATGGTGTTCTTCACAGTCACCCTGCCTCTGGCTCTGCCAGGCATTCTGGCGGCGGCTATCCTCGGCTTTGCCAAGGCGCTTGGCGAGTTTGGCGCAACCATCACCTTCGTTTCGAATATCCCTGGAGAAACACGAACACTGGCTCTGGCAATCTACTCGCTGACCCAGTCCCCTGATGGAGACAGAGCAGCTCTGATGCTGGCGGGTCTGGCGGCGGTCCTGGCTTTCTCTGCGGTTATCGCCTCAGAAGTTGTTGTCCGCCGCATGCAGGCGCGGTTGAGCGGAGGGAGACGCTGATGCTGGACGTGATGCTTGAAGGCGATTCCGGGGCGTTTCATATCGACCTGGCGTTTCAGTCCACCAGTGATGTTACGGCTCTGTTCGGGCCGTCCGGCTCGGGCAAGTCGACAATTGTCAATATGATTGCAGGCCTGCGCCGCCCCCGCAACGGACGGATTGTTGTCCGCGATGAAGTGTTGTTTGACAGCGAGAAAGGGATTGATGTCCCGGCCCGCAAGCGCCGGGTTGGCTACGTGTTCCAGGACAGTCGGCTGTTCCCGCATCTCTCGGTCAGGCGCAATCTGACCTATGCCAGGCTTGCCGGACGCCGTGCAGCCAGAGGCCTGTTCGAGGAAGTGGTTGAACTGCTTGAGCTCGGGCCGCATCTGGACCGTCATCCCCAGACATTGTCCGGTGGTGAAAAACAGCGCGTTGCCATTGGCCGGGCCTTGTTGTCTGATCCGAAGCTCTTGCTGATGGATGAACCGCTGGCATCCCTTGATCAGGCTTTGAAGGGTGAAATCCTCCCCTATCTCGACCGCCTGCATCGGGAAACGCACCTGCCGATTATCTATGTGAGCCATTCCCTTGGGGAAGTGTCGCGGTTTGCCGAAACCATGGTGATCATTTCAGATGGCAAGTTGAAAGCCATGGGGCCTGTGACGGATGTCATGACACGGCTTGATCTGGGGCCGGCCACCGGACGACACGAGGCCAGCTCGCTGATCAGCGGGCGTGTGGTTGACTATGATGCGCCCTATGACCTGACACGTATCCGGGTCGGGTCCCAGCATCTTGAAATTCCGGGAACTGTCGGCACCCGTGATGTACCCATCCGACTGAGGCTTCGGGCGCGGGATATCTCAATTGCCCGCAATCTTGGTCCGGATACAAGGTTGTCGATCAGGAACAGATTGCAGGGCCGTGTCGAGGCCATTTCGCAGGAGCAGGGTGCCTATGCCGAAGTGGTGGTGAATGTGGATGGCCAGAAGCTGCGCGTCAGGCTGACCCGGCGGTCCATTGATGATCTGGAAATCACCGAGGGTGTTGAGGTCTCGGTTCTGATCAAGGCCATCGCCATAGACCGTCGGATGCTGCAGACCGCATAAATGGTATGCTTCTGGCGTCGTAAGCTCTTGAAACTATCCCGTATTTCCTGCGATCTTGCTCCCTGGATCCGAACAGACCGGCTCATGCCAAGGGTGCACGATTGATGAGTATACGGCCCAAGATGCGGAAAGTGGACAAGCGGCAGGCCTATCTGGGGCTGCTGGTTCTGACCGCAGTCTGTTTCGTTCTGGTGATTGGTGCCGGACAGATTTCCCGCCAGGTTTATCTGGATGACGAGCTGACACGCGGCAGGGAGACACTCAGGTCTCATGCCACAAACCTGCAGAGCACTCTGGATAAATACAGGGTTCTGACACCGGTTCTGGCCCGGATGCCGGATGTGGAACGTCTGCTGGATGAGCCGGACAATCCGTCTCATCAGGAGGCGATTCGCCTTTTGTCATCGGCACAGAACCTGTCCGGCGTAACCCGGCTTGAAGTGCTGAATGCCAAGGGGCTGCTGCTGGCCGGAGTGAGAGATGATCGTCTTGAACGCAGTGTGCAGGGCGTTCGTGGTGACGCGTTCCGTGATGCATTGCAGGGCCGTTTGGGGCGGGACTTTGTTACAGAACCTGATGGTCAGCGGGCCTATGTTTTTGCGGCTCCTGTACGGGCGCGCGGTGCGGTTATTGGTGTTCTGCGTGTGCGTGTGCCTCTTGAAGATATAGAACAGGCCTGGGCACTTTCCCGGGATCCTATTCTGGCCATTGACGGGCTCGGGCGCATTTTCCTGACCAATCAGGCAGAATGGCGCTTGCGGAATTTCCAGGAAGTGACAGGCAGGGCTCCCTACCATCCGGATCTTGATACGGCGCAATTGCCTGCGCTGGACAAGGCCTATCGCAATCTTTCCCAGGACTTGCCATTGCTCGGCTGGCGCCTCCACATGTTTGTGGATGTGTCCCAGGCGCGGGCTCTGTCGACCAGCATTGTCACGATATCGGCTCTTGTTGCACTGTTCCTGGTTCTTGGGGCGTGGGTCCTGACCGAGCGGTTTATCCGCCGGAATGTCAATGCTCGCAAGGGTTTGGCTGATGCACTGCGTCTTGAGCGAAAGGTTCGGGACCGAACACGGGATCTGACATCCGCCAACCGGCAACTGGCGCATGAGGTGCGTGACAGGGAGGCTGCCGAGGAAGAATTGCGGAAGACACAGGCCGAGCTGGTCCAGTCAGCAAAGCTGGCAGCTCTCGGTCAGATGTCGGCCATGATCGCCCATGAGTTCAACCAGCCTCTGGCGGCTCTGCGATCCTATACTGACAATACCCGTATGCTTCTGGATATGGGCAAGGTGGACAAGGCGGACGAAACCCTTGTCCGGGTTCTGTCGGTAACAGATCGCATGGGGAAGCTTGGCAAGTCGCTGAAGACATTTGCCCGCAAGCCTGACCTGTCGAGCAAGCCCGTCCCTGTCTCAACGGTCGTTGATGAGATGCTTCTGCTGCTCAAGCCTCGCGCGGACAAGGAGGGTGTGCGTCTCGAACTGGATCTGGAAGACGGGCTCGAAGTTCTCGCAGGGGCGGTTCGTCTCGGTCAGGTGCTGGTCAATCTCGCGTCAAACGCCCTTGATGTCTTTGAGAACGAAGAAAACAAGGTGGTTCGGATCAGCGCCAGATCAGAGGGAAACATGGGTCTGATCTGTGTGACAGACAACGGTCCGGGTATCGATCCGGATCTTGGCGACAGCATTTTTGATCCTTTTGTGACCAGCAAATCGGTCGGCTCAGGCCTTGGGCTTGGCCTGCCGATTGCCTATAACATCATCCGGGACTTTGGCGGCAGGCTGTCAATTGCGTCCACCTCTGATGAGGGGACCATGTTTGAAATCCGCTTGCCGCGCGTCATGAGTGAGAAGGACGCAGAATGAACGAGCCAGTACAGGTTTATCTGGTCGATGACGACGATGATCTGCGTCATGCCCTGATGCAGGGGCTGGAGCTGGCCGGGTTCGGCGTTCAGGGCTTTTCCGGTGGATCAGATGTGCTGGAATGTGTGGGGCGCGATTTCGAAGGCATCGTTGTCTGCGATATCCGCATGCCGGGCATGGATGGTCTGGGTGTCCTGAAGGCAATTCTTGATCTGGATGCGGCGCTGCCCGTTATTCTGATCACCGGTCATGGTGATGTGCCCGTTGCCGTCGAAGCCATGCGCAGCGGGGCTTATGATTTCATCGAGAAACCGTTCCCGGTCAGCGATCTGGTGGCGGTGGTCAAGCGGGCGCTCGAAAAACGGCGTCTGGTTCTCGAAAACCGGGTTCTGCGCGACTATGTGGATGGTCGACAGGGGCTTGAGGAAACCATAGTCGGGCGTTCGCCGGGTATCGTGCATCTGCGCAATCAGGTTTCCATGCTGGCAGGCACTGACATCGATATCCTGCTGATGGGAGAAACCGGGTCAGGCAAGGAAGTGGTGGCCCGCGCCCTGCATGATCATGGTCCCAGAAAGAAAGAGCCCTTTGTGGCCATCAACTGTGCTGCCATGCCTGCAGATATCTTTGAATCAGAACTGTTCGGCCACGAAAAGGGCACCTTTACCGGTGCGCATGAACGCCGTATCGGGAAGCTGGAACACGCTGGAAATGGCACGGTCTTTCTTGATGAGATTGAATCCATGCCGCTCGATCTTCAGGCCAAACTGCTGAGAGTTATTGAAACCCGCAGTATTGAACGGCTGGGCTCCAACACGGCTCTGCCTTTGGGGGCGCGGTTCGTTGCAGCCACCAAGGCGGATCTGGAAGGCCTGAGCCGCCAGGGGAAATTCCGTGAGGATCTGGTTTATCGTCTGAATGTGGTGACTCTGACCATCCCGCCCTTGCGACAAAGACGGGAAGATGTGTTGCTGCTGTTTCATCATCTGGCGCGGTTGGCCCGAGCCCGCTATCGGCAGGATTACCCCGAACCGTCGGCTGACCTGCAGCGCCGGCTGCTGGCTCAGGACTGGCCCGGCAATGTCCGTGAGCTGCGCAATGTGGCTGACAGGTTTGTTCTGGGCCTGATGCCGGACGAGCAGGGGTTATCCGGTGAGGCCCCAGAGGCCTCAGGACGGGAGGCCAGTGGTGGAACCCTGTCCGAGCAGGTGGCCCGCTTTGAGAAGCAGGTACTTGTTGATGAAATCCGACGGCAGGGTGGCAGCCTCAAGGCCACCTATGAGACGCTCGGGCTGTCGCGGAAAGGGCTTTATGACAAGATGCAGAAATATCGCATTGATCGTCAGGACCTGATTGAAGCGGATGGGCAGGATTCGTAACATCCGCCATGAGTAGTGTGTAGAAATCTACCCATTTCAGGTGGGTTGAGCTGGTATTTTTGTTGTATTTCTCCCGTTTTTCAGTTTGGCACGCTGTTTGCTGACATATCCGTGAACATGAGGCGGCAAGCCTCACACATGCGTTCCAAGGGAGGATTTCAAATGAAACGCATTCTTCTGTCCGCAATTGCGGCTTTTGCCTTTTCCACGCCGGCTCTTGCCCAGTGTGATCCGGGCGAAACGGTTATCAAGTTCAGCCATGTGACAGCTGCATCTGGCCACCCCAAAGGTGAGGCCGCGTCTCTTCTGTCCGAGCGTATCAATGAGCGTATGAACGGCAAGGCCTGCATGGAAGTCTTCCCGAACTCTCAGCTCTTTGATGACAACAAGGTTCTGGAAGCCCTGCTGCTTGGTGATGTGCAGATGGCAGCTCCGTCGCTTGCCAAGTTCGAGCGCTACACCAAGAAATTCCGTCTCTTCGATCTGCCGTTCCTCTTCAACGACATCAATGCGGTGGATAAGTTCCAGAATTCGGACGCTGGCCAGGGCCTTCTGCGCGTAATGGAAGACAAGGGCCTCCTTGGTCTTGGTTACTGGCACAATGGCATGAAGCACTTCTCTGCCAACAAGCCGCTTGTGGCGCCGACAGATGCATCAGGCCTGAAGTTCCGCGTTCAGACCTCTGATGTGGCTGTTTCCATGATTGAGGCACTGGGCGGTAACCCGCAGAAACTGGCCTTTAAGGAAGTCTATGGCGCTCTGCAGACCGGTGTTGTCGATGGTCAGGAAAACACATGGTCGAACATCTACACCAAGAAGTTCTTCGAAGTTCAGGATGGTGTGACTGCAACCAATCACCAGGTTCTTGACTATCTCGTCGTGACATCTGCCGAGTGGTGGAATGGCCTGCCGGATGACCTGCGTACCGAACTGAAAGCGGTCTTTGATGAAGTGACAGCTGAGCGGAACGCTCTGTCCACTGAAATCAACCAGAAGAACAAGGCCCGTATTGTTGAGGCTGGTGCCACCATCCGCGAACTGTCTGCTGAAGAGCGTCAGC is a window of Coralliovum pocilloporae DNA encoding:
- the modC gene encoding molybdenum ABC transporter ATP-binding protein: MLDVMLEGDSGAFHIDLAFQSTSDVTALFGPSGSGKSTIVNMIAGLRRPRNGRIVVRDEVLFDSEKGIDVPARKRRVGYVFQDSRLFPHLSVRRNLTYARLAGRRAARGLFEEVVELLELGPHLDRHPQTLSGGEKQRVAIGRALLSDPKLLLMDEPLASLDQALKGEILPYLDRLHRETHLPIIYVSHSLGEVSRFAETMVIISDGKLKAMGPVTDVMTRLDLGPATGRHEASSLISGRVVDYDAPYDLTRIRVGSQHLEIPGTVGTRDVPIRLRLRARDISIARNLGPDTRLSIRNRLQGRVEAISQEQGAYAEVVVNVDGQKLRVRLTRRSIDDLEITEGVEVSVLIKAIAIDRRMLQTA
- the modA gene encoding molybdate ABC transporter substrate-binding protein, giving the protein MRQSPSPLNRSHNTKGAKRRFGKTFQTGSSPGMVRASQRQSEPGLFMFASFRQLVWSGLLSVLIAVTGTGSLQAGDENRLLVFAAASLKDVVEAVAEDYQKKTGIKVVVSAAGSSALARQVAAGAPADLFLSANPDWVDWLVTRGRLTTEDIQPFASNRLVVVQSAQSDRDPGTGGVTQSFPFGARIAVGDPDHVPVGIYARRALKELQLWDDLSKRLIRVDNTRVALSLVARGDVNQGIVYQTDAMIAPDVEIAGLFDTDPDAPILYVAAVLGEGDNPGARRFLAFLSGQEGVERLRAFGFEPLADR
- the modB gene encoding molybdate ABC transporter permease subunit, whose amino-acid sequence is MGWGDPEAAAALWLTVQVAGTAILFGLPLAIAVSYVLARYRFPGHMLLNGLVHLPLVMPPVVTGYGLLLLFGPAGPLGRFLNDVFGVGLAFRWTGAALAAAIMAFPLMVRPIRVAIESVDMGLESAAETLGANRVMVFFTVTLPLALPGILAAAILGFAKALGEFGATITFVSNIPGETRTLALAIYSLTQSPDGDRAALMLAGLAAVLAFSAVIASEVVVRRMQARLSGGRR
- a CDS encoding TRAP transporter substrate-binding protein, which gives rise to MKRILLSAIAAFAFSTPALAQCDPGETVIKFSHVTAASGHPKGEAASLLSERINERMNGKACMEVFPNSQLFDDNKVLEALLLGDVQMAAPSLAKFERYTKKFRLFDLPFLFNDINAVDKFQNSDAGQGLLRVMEDKGLLGLGYWHNGMKHFSANKPLVAPTDASGLKFRVQTSDVAVSMIEALGGNPQKLAFKEVYGALQTGVVDGQENTWSNIYTKKFFEVQDGVTATNHQVLDYLVVTSAEWWNGLPDDLRTELKAVFDEVTAERNALSTEINQKNKARIVEAGATIRELSAEERQQWIDAMKPVWGKFEGDIGADLISAAQSANQ
- a CDS encoding sensor histidine kinase yields the protein MSIRPKMRKVDKRQAYLGLLVLTAVCFVLVIGAGQISRQVYLDDELTRGRETLRSHATNLQSTLDKYRVLTPVLARMPDVERLLDEPDNPSHQEAIRLLSSAQNLSGVTRLEVLNAKGLLLAGVRDDRLERSVQGVRGDAFRDALQGRLGRDFVTEPDGQRAYVFAAPVRARGAVIGVLRVRVPLEDIEQAWALSRDPILAIDGLGRIFLTNQAEWRLRNFQEVTGRAPYHPDLDTAQLPALDKAYRNLSQDLPLLGWRLHMFVDVSQARALSTSIVTISALVALFLVLGAWVLTERFIRRNVNARKGLADALRLERKVRDRTRDLTSANRQLAHEVRDREAAEEELRKTQAELVQSAKLAALGQMSAMIAHEFNQPLAALRSYTDNTRMLLDMGKVDKADETLVRVLSVTDRMGKLGKSLKTFARKPDLSSKPVPVSTVVDEMLLLLKPRADKEGVRLELDLEDGLEVLAGAVRLGQVLVNLASNALDVFENEENKVVRISARSEGNMGLICVTDNGPGIDPDLGDSIFDPFVTSKSVGSGLGLGLPIAYNIIRDFGGRLSIASTSDEGTMFEIRLPRVMSEKDAE
- a CDS encoding sigma-54-dependent transcriptional regulator produces the protein MNEPVQVYLVDDDDDLRHALMQGLELAGFGVQGFSGGSDVLECVGRDFEGIVVCDIRMPGMDGLGVLKAILDLDAALPVILITGHGDVPVAVEAMRSGAYDFIEKPFPVSDLVAVVKRALEKRRLVLENRVLRDYVDGRQGLEETIVGRSPGIVHLRNQVSMLAGTDIDILLMGETGSGKEVVARALHDHGPRKKEPFVAINCAAMPADIFESELFGHEKGTFTGAHERRIGKLEHAGNGTVFLDEIESMPLDLQAKLLRVIETRSIERLGSNTALPLGARFVAATKADLEGLSRQGKFREDLVYRLNVVTLTIPPLRQRREDVLLLFHHLARLARARYRQDYPEPSADLQRRLLAQDWPGNVRELRNVADRFVLGLMPDEQGLSGEAPEASGREASGGTLSEQVARFEKQVLVDEIRRQGGSLKATYETLGLSRKGLYDKMQKYRIDRQDLIEADGQDS